The following coding sequences are from one Paenibacillus sp. FSL R5-0912 window:
- a CDS encoding ketopantoate reductase family protein, whose translation MNIQSDRILIVGAGVIGSVYALRFARSGLDVTLLARGKRLNALQKKGLQYNEKGTIQQIPVKVIAELDNDDIYDFIFVPVRYDQAESALEAIKNNRSQTIITLTNTVGYESWLEIVGERLLPGFPGAGGDLKDGVLYAQFGTEPGQGTIFGEINGQTTERVNRLAGLLDQAGLTNIIEPDIKAFHISHAALAAVNKHFYTEDGTGMVDLETARSDSTLSKLAADIKRNIRQVEQSGIQVIPPETKQMAELPEEDIIARYRQMLSNDFIIDVKLGNQAVSRRAEIMLLDIAFGDGQLLQQTTS comes from the coding sequence TTGAATATACAATCAGACAGAATATTAATCGTTGGCGCTGGAGTGATTGGCAGTGTGTACGCACTCCGGTTCGCACGGTCAGGACTTGACGTTACCTTACTGGCCCGGGGCAAGCGGCTGAATGCCCTCCAGAAGAAGGGTCTGCAATACAATGAGAAAGGCACGATACAGCAAATTCCGGTGAAGGTAATTGCGGAGCTCGATAACGATGACATCTATGATTTCATCTTTGTTCCGGTCCGGTATGATCAGGCGGAGTCTGCTCTTGAGGCGATTAAGAATAACAGAAGCCAAACCATTATTACGTTGACCAACACGGTAGGTTATGAATCCTGGCTTGAAATCGTAGGCGAGCGGCTGCTCCCAGGCTTCCCTGGTGCTGGCGGAGACCTCAAAGACGGTGTGCTCTACGCCCAGTTTGGAACGGAGCCTGGGCAAGGGACTATATTTGGTGAAATCAATGGACAGACGACCGAAAGAGTGAATCGTCTTGCCGGACTACTTGATCAGGCAGGTCTAACTAATATAATCGAACCGGATATAAAGGCCTTCCATATCTCACACGCTGCCCTGGCAGCAGTCAACAAGCACTTTTATACGGAGGATGGTACGGGTATGGTGGATTTGGAGACTGCAAGAAGCGACAGTACATTGAGCAAGCTTGCTGCTGATATTAAACGCAATATTAGGCAAGTTGAGCAGTCCGGAATACAGGTCATCCCGCCGGAAACGAAACAGATGGCTGAATTGCCGGAAGAGGACATTATCGCCCGGTACCGCCAGATGCTGAGCAATGACTTCATCATTGATGTTAAGCTGGGGAATCAGGCTGTCAGCAGAAGAGCAGAGATTATGCTGCTGGACATAGCGTTTGGGGATGGACAATTGTTGCAGCAGACTACATCCTAA
- a CDS encoding TetR/AcrR family transcriptional regulator yields MVNQIDPRVVRTGQLIREAFRELLRLRSFDTITIKDIAERATINRATFYTHYEDKYALLDEIIEQAFRKMIPGPVEHALEFTDEICNELILMTYRYILDFFEICRMDSKSIATLVDEKIKQLLQQIIERIFVKGDHPHTADPNQTTILAAMTGSAIYSAAYQWFKVGEKERTDLLVDLVRPYVMNGLGLHYI; encoded by the coding sequence ATGGTTAACCAGATAGATCCAAGGGTTGTGCGCACAGGGCAGCTGATCAGAGAAGCCTTCCGTGAGTTGCTGCGGCTGAGAAGCTTCGATACAATCACCATCAAAGATATCGCAGAGAGAGCTACCATTAACCGCGCCACATTTTACACTCATTACGAGGATAAATATGCGTTGCTGGATGAAATCATCGAACAGGCTTTCCGCAAGATGATTCCCGGACCCGTGGAGCATGCGCTGGAGTTCACAGATGAAATATGTAACGAGCTGATCCTTATGACTTACCGGTACATTTTGGATTTTTTTGAGATCTGCCGGATGGATTCCAAATCGATTGCTACGCTGGTGGACGAGAAGATCAAGCAGCTGCTGCAGCAGATTATTGAGCGCATTTTTGTAAAAGGAGATCATCCCCATACAGCAGACCCCAATCAGACAACAATCCTGGCGGCCATGACAGGGTCAGCGATCTATAGCGCAGCGTATCAATGGTTCAAAGTCGGGGAGAAGGAACGGACGGATCTGCTTGTTGATCTGGTACGCCCCTATGTGATGAACGGTCTGGGCCTACATTATATATAA
- a CDS encoding NUDIX domain-containing protein, translated as MFRHRDYPEAGVQVPAGTVESGESVVTALFREILEESGITKDELRLVKHLKTYLYYAAYKQQHHERHVYQLELIQERPARWEHTIEASGEDSGLTFEYFWIPVHEAELAGGQGDGLELCC; from the coding sequence GTGTTCAGGCATAGGGACTACCCGGAAGCTGGTGTGCAGGTTCCTGCCGGGACTGTAGAATCGGGCGAGAGTGTAGTAACGGCATTATTCCGGGAGATACTGGAGGAATCAGGAATAACGAAGGATGAGCTGCGGCTAGTCAAGCATTTGAAGACGTATCTGTACTACGCGGCGTATAAACAACAACATCATGAAAGACATGTGTATCAGTTAGAGTTAATTCAAGAGCGCCCGGCCCGGTGGGAACATACTATAGAAGCATCCGGAGAAGATTCGGGTCTAACCTTTGAATATTTCTGGATTCCGGTACATGAAGCTGAACTCGCCGGCGGGCAGGGAGACGGTTTAGAATTATGCTGTTAG
- a CDS encoding glycerophosphodiester phosphodiesterase family protein produces the protein MKKIVSHKAYFIGMHVLIFILLFTTLYASFPAIRVKVKEIIDPAEKVYTIAHRGASGYAPENTMPAFELAREMDSDSIELDIHLTKDQIPVVIHDDTVNRTTNSKGYVRNMTLEQIKQLDAGSWFNKAYPMFAREIYAGTTIPTLDEVFETFGKEISYVLEIKESTPKINIEVLLNEYIKKYDLEKVVAIHSFSAASLRKFHSINPDIPLYQLVWNDYTSVRLTEAYLADVKSYAVGISPNFQGTSASYVAQIKRAGLKVMPYTINYQLNMDKAYSWGVDGVYTNFPDRFHEVIETNRKNANW, from the coding sequence ATGAAGAAGATTGTCAGCCATAAAGCTTATTTTATCGGAATGCATGTACTAATATTTATCCTCTTATTTACAACACTGTACGCTTCCTTCCCGGCCATCCGGGTTAAAGTGAAAGAAATCATCGATCCGGCGGAAAAAGTATATACGATCGCCCACCGGGGTGCGTCCGGATATGCTCCGGAGAACACGATGCCGGCCTTCGAGCTGGCGCGTGAAATGGATTCCGACTCGATTGAGCTGGATATCCACCTGACCAAGGATCAGATTCCTGTTGTCATCCATGATGATACAGTCAACCGCACGACCAATAGCAAAGGGTATGTAAGGAACATGACGCTGGAGCAGATCAAACAGCTGGATGCCGGGTCGTGGTTCAATAAGGCGTATCCGATGTTTGCCAGAGAAATATATGCAGGGACCACCATCCCCACCCTCGATGAGGTATTCGAAACCTTTGGCAAAGAGATCAGCTATGTTCTTGAAATCAAGGAATCAACGCCGAAGATTAATATTGAAGTCCTCTTGAATGAATACATTAAGAAATATGATCTGGAAAAAGTAGTGGCTATCCATTCATTCAGCGCAGCCAGTCTACGGAAGTTCCATTCCATCAACCCAGATATTCCGTTGTACCAACTCGTATGGAATGATTATACCTCGGTAAGACTTACTGAAGCTTATCTGGCAGATGTGAAGTCCTATGCTGTCGGCATCAGCCCGAATTTCCAGGGGACCAGCGCGTCTTATGTGGCGCAGATAAAGCGGGCGGGACTTAAGGTCATGCCCTATACCATTAATTATCAGCTCAATATGGATAAAGCTTATTCTTGGGGTGTAGATGGAGTCTATACTAATTTTCCTGACCGTTTCCATGAAGTCATTGAGACGAACAGGAAGAACGCGAACTGGTAA
- a CDS encoding serine hydrolase domain-containing protein, which yields MLDSNTTSLLKKTLSASIGNQEIAGANLMVIKDGREVFYHEDGLADVEAGRPITRDSIFRLYSMTKPVTSAAIMLLLERGQIDLFDPVSRYIPGFKNQLVEKNGELVPVSREVVIHDLLNMTSGLVYGGGTDKAALHTEALFKELDSRLHGDNRMSTMEFATRLGEGPLSFEPGSFWQYGTSADVLGAIVEAVSGMRYGEFLQKEIFSPLQMQDTGFWLPEDKGNRLARVYQEDGEGGLKLYAESHLGIYHHMDREPAYESGGAGLVSTIDDAAKFTTMLMNQGSLNGVQLLKPRTVQYMTTAVLSDGQQKGFDTWHSLQGYSYGNQMRILKDTGKAGVVGGQGEYGWDGWLGAYFTNSPQDGLTFLFMIQKKDAGTLPVTRKLRNIVFSSL from the coding sequence ATGCTAGATTCAAACACAACCAGCCTATTGAAAAAAACATTGAGTGCAAGTATCGGTAACCAGGAAATTGCAGGTGCGAACCTGATGGTCATCAAGGACGGCCGCGAGGTGTTCTATCACGAAGACGGCTTAGCCGATGTCGAAGCGGGACGTCCTATCACCCGGGATTCGATCTTCCGTCTATACTCGATGACGAAACCGGTTACATCCGCCGCCATCATGCTGCTGCTTGAGCGCGGACAGATCGATTTGTTCGATCCGGTAAGCCGTTATATTCCAGGGTTCAAGAACCAGCTGGTCGAAAAGAACGGAGAACTGGTGCCTGTCAGCCGGGAGGTTGTCATTCATGATCTGCTGAATATGACCTCGGGACTGGTATACGGAGGAGGAACAGACAAAGCCGCTCTGCATACGGAGGCTTTGTTCAAGGAGCTGGACAGCCGCTTGCACGGCGATAACCGGATGAGCACCATGGAATTCGCCACCCGTCTGGGTGAAGGCCCGCTTTCGTTCGAGCCGGGTTCGTTCTGGCAGTACGGGACCTCAGCGGATGTTCTGGGAGCCATTGTGGAAGCGGTTAGCGGCATGCGGTACGGAGAATTTTTGCAGAAGGAAATATTCAGCCCGCTGCAAATGCAGGATACCGGCTTCTGGCTGCCTGAAGACAAAGGAAACCGCCTGGCCAGAGTCTACCAGGAGGACGGCGAAGGCGGCTTGAAGCTGTATGCGGAGAGCCATCTGGGCATCTACCACCATATGGACCGGGAACCGGCCTACGAGTCAGGCGGAGCGGGCCTGGTCTCAACGATTGACGATGCTGCCAAGTTCACCACCATGCTGATGAACCAGGGCAGCTTGAACGGCGTTCAGCTGCTCAAGCCTAGAACCGTTCAATATATGACTACAGCTGTTCTAAGCGATGGGCAGCAAAAAGGCTTCGATACCTGGCATTCCCTGCAGGGGTATAGCTATGGCAACCAGATGCGTATCCTGAAAGACACCGGAAAAGCCGGAGTGGTCGGCGGCCAGGGTGAATACGGCTGGGACGGCTGGCTTGGAGCTTATTTCACCAACAGTCCGCAGGACGGCCTGACCTTCCTGTTCATGATCCAGAAAAAAGATGCCGGCACACTGCCGGTCACTCGCAAGCTGCGTAATATTGTGTTTAGTTCGTTGTAA
- a CDS encoding helix-turn-helix transcriptional regulator: MKKVERVNVIMRYINNRAHFTITEIMQEFNISRSTAIRDIREIEALGMPLVAEVGRDGGYSVMRNSVLPVVRFTDNELKALFIAFMATRNGQLPYLKSRQSLTEKLLGLVSENQQEDLFLLNQILLFEGTNPNNPDLLDLSDLPHPMLEKLIQILLVDRYLLITSEVARIIQAYPVYVLRLYREKSQWLIEAFDLNDERKRIIPVDQVTDVVLNPDKKRLSRKKILEKLNSQEEEVNLVLELGPKAIAQFKKYHPMKVSLSYTNPYQSTAILKTYIHADMPDELAEIINWLLFLGGDIRLKEAPEEIWKGLKERLRLLYL, encoded by the coding sequence ATGAAAAAAGTTGAACGGGTAAATGTGATCATGCGGTATATTAACAACCGGGCCCACTTTACTATTACTGAAATCATGCAGGAATTTAATATCTCCCGTTCGACTGCGATTCGGGATATCCGGGAAATCGAGGCGCTGGGGATGCCGCTTGTCGCTGAAGTTGGACGGGATGGCGGGTATTCTGTGATGCGCAATTCTGTCCTTCCCGTGGTCCGGTTTACAGATAATGAGCTCAAAGCCCTGTTCATTGCCTTCATGGCCACAAGAAACGGGCAGCTCCCTTATCTCAAGAGCCGTCAGTCTCTAACGGAAAAATTACTCGGACTCGTCTCAGAGAACCAGCAGGAGGACCTGTTTCTTCTGAATCAAATTCTGCTGTTTGAAGGGACCAACCCGAACAATCCTGACCTGCTTGATCTGTCTGATCTCCCCCACCCCATGCTGGAGAAGCTGATCCAGATCCTGCTGGTGGACCGCTATTTGCTGATTACCAGCGAAGTAGCGAGGATCATCCAAGCTTATCCCGTTTATGTCTTACGCCTCTATCGTGAGAAAAGCCAGTGGCTGATCGAGGCCTTCGACTTAAACGATGAAAGGAAGCGGATTATTCCTGTGGACCAAGTCACCGATGTTGTCCTAAATCCGGATAAAAAAAGATTAAGCAGGAAAAAGATCCTGGAAAAACTGAACAGTCAGGAAGAAGAAGTCAACCTCGTTCTTGAACTCGGCCCCAAGGCGATTGCCCAATTCAAAAAATATCATCCAATGAAGGTATCGCTCTCCTATACGAATCCTTACCAGAGCACAGCCATTCTCAAGACGTATATCCATGCGGATATGCCCGACGAACTGGCGGAAATCATAAACTGGCTGCTTTTCCTGGGCGGGGATATCAGACTTAAGGAAGCGCCGGAGGAAATCTGGAAAGGGTTAAAAGAGAGACTGCGTTTATTATACCTATAA
- a CDS encoding GyrI-like domain-containing protein, with amino-acid sequence MANYTLEEKDSFIVIGLGTELKSDYTDYAGINKEKSDFWQAVSEDGRLDKLKAMAVNDYIFAVSEAVNNKMMYYAGVMTEAAAPEEARVIQFPKGKYLVVRGEAATADELNNKLAGVAFGQALPEAKDVAYVGGPNTSVEMGQKDGQVVGEMWIPVVSK; translated from the coding sequence ATGGCAAATTACACGTTAGAGGAAAAAGACAGCTTCATCGTTATCGGCTTGGGCACGGAGCTTAAGAGCGATTACACGGACTATGCAGGTATTAACAAAGAAAAGTCAGACTTCTGGCAGGCCGTCAGTGAAGATGGAAGGCTCGATAAGTTGAAGGCGATGGCCGTGAACGACTATATTTTTGCCGTGAGTGAAGCGGTGAACAACAAAATGATGTATTATGCGGGTGTCATGACCGAAGCAGCTGCGCCGGAAGAGGCCAGAGTTATCCAGTTTCCTAAGGGTAAATACCTGGTGGTTAGAGGGGAAGCGGCAACGGCTGATGAACTGAATAATAAGCTCGCCGGAGTTGCTTTTGGTCAAGCTCTGCCGGAAGCGAAGGATGTCGCCTATGTGGGCGGGCCCAATACATCGGTTGAGATGGGGCAGAAGGATGGACAGGTTGTAGGTGAAATGTGGATTCCTGTTGTAAGTAAATAA
- a CDS encoding pyridoxamine 5'-phosphate oxidase family protein — protein sequence MSTLDKSHQEAVETVRDLIKGIDTAMFTTISPEGLVSRPMKTQEVEFDGDLWFLTKKDTSKFDEILHDPRVNVVYADKSYVSIRGTARIVEDLEKKKEFWSAGYNTFLKTTYDDPNVILIQVHAEAAEYWKSGNLAEMATYMFKRITNRDTEKSDLNKTVELE from the coding sequence ATGTCAACTTTGGATAAAAGTCATCAGGAAGCTGTCGAGACGGTCAGAGACCTTATCAAAGGGATTGATACAGCGATGTTCACGACGATCTCACCCGAAGGCCTGGTATCCCGTCCCATGAAGACACAGGAAGTCGAGTTTGACGGAGACCTGTGGTTCCTGACCAAGAAGGACACCAGCAAGTTCGATGAGATCCTCCATGATCCGAGGGTTAATGTTGTGTACGCTGACAAATCCTATGTCTCCATCCGCGGAACCGCCAGGATTGTCGAGGATCTGGAGAAGAAAAAAGAATTCTGGAGTGCAGGCTATAACACGTTCCTGAAGACCACCTATGATGACCCGAACGTGATCCTGATTCAGGTTCATGCCGAAGCTGCTGAATACTGGAAGAGCGGTAATCTGGCCGAGATGGCGACTTATATGTTCAAACGAATCACCAATCGGGACACAGAGAAGTCGGATCTGAACAAGACGGTTGAATTGGAATAG
- a CDS encoding TetR/AcrR family transcriptional regulator, whose amino-acid sequence MAGILPPNPNDPRVIRTRQLILDAFIRQLNIMDFNSITVGDITKAATINRTTFYAHFQDKYALFEAFLLDAFTNMVLHKVDATGPLTEKTLQELIVALCNYHETSDRCFKRYDSVALLLEENIKLHLEKLILQLISESDSAADSKPLATAATLLSWSLYGVTYRWNVEGRAESPSELAERVMPLITGGFPMFNPQVS is encoded by the coding sequence ATGGCTGGCATACTCCCCCCCAATCCTAACGACCCGCGGGTGATTCGGACCCGTCAATTAATTCTGGATGCCTTCATCCGACAATTGAATATCATGGACTTCAACTCGATTACCGTCGGCGATATTACCAAAGCTGCCACTATTAATCGGACCACCTTTTATGCACATTTCCAGGATAAATATGCGCTGTTCGAAGCCTTTTTGTTAGACGCCTTTACGAATATGGTCCTCCATAAAGTCGATGCAACGGGACCGTTGACCGAAAAGACGCTTCAGGAGCTCATCGTAGCCTTATGTAACTATCATGAAACCAGCGACCGCTGCTTCAAAAGATATGATTCTGTCGCTCTCCTGCTTGAGGAGAATATCAAGCTGCATCTTGAGAAGCTTATCCTGCAGCTTATTAGCGAATCAGACTCAGCTGCAGATTCGAAGCCGCTTGCCACTGCGGCCACCCTGCTAAGCTGGTCCTTATACGGCGTAACCTACCGATGGAATGTGGAAGGAAGAGCGGAGTCTCCCTCCGAACTTGCGGAGCGGGTCATGCCGCTGATCACGGGCGGATTCCCCATGTTCAATCCGCAAGTTTCCTAA
- a CDS encoding NADH:flavin oxidoreductase, whose product MAKQQEQIHSLETLFEPYTVQQLNIPNRIVMSPMARAFAPEGIPGEDMAAYYRRRAENGVGLIITVGMIDHPAASSDPGLANLFGEAALSGWREVVRQVHEAGGIIFPQLSHMGMIRPMGSQPYPDAPSIGPSGLDMQGNKISEPMTEEEISGVIQAYADAAVNAQQAGFDGIELSGGHGLLIDQFFWEQTNQRTDRYGGDFLKRTTFAAEVVAAVRAAVGPDYPISIRLSQWKMTDYTAKLVDTPEQLKQFLDVLVQTGVDIFHISTRRFWDPEFAGSELGLAGWVKKLTGKTTIAVGSVGMDNDPAEGGEADHQGMDELLKRLDNQEFDLVAVGRALLGDPAWAKKIREGRVEEIQAFTPEAAAQLY is encoded by the coding sequence ATGGCTAAACAGCAGGAGCAAATTCATTCACTGGAGACCTTATTTGAACCTTATACGGTTCAACAATTAAATATACCCAACCGGATCGTAATGTCACCGATGGCGCGTGCTTTTGCACCTGAGGGTATTCCAGGGGAGGATATGGCAGCGTATTACCGCCGCCGCGCTGAGAATGGGGTGGGGCTGATCATCACCGTTGGTATGATTGACCATCCGGCGGCGAGCAGTGATCCGGGACTCGCTAATCTGTTTGGCGAAGCCGCTCTGAGCGGCTGGCGTGAAGTCGTCAGACAGGTTCATGAGGCCGGCGGGATTATTTTTCCCCAATTGTCACATATGGGAATGATTCGTCCAATGGGTTCCCAGCCTTACCCGGATGCACCATCGATCGGGCCATCAGGTCTCGATATGCAAGGAAACAAGATTAGCGAGCCGATGACAGAAGAAGAGATTTCCGGCGTCATTCAGGCTTATGCCGATGCAGCAGTGAATGCGCAGCAGGCTGGCTTCGACGGGATAGAGCTTTCCGGCGGCCACGGCTTATTGATTGACCAATTCTTCTGGGAACAAACCAATCAGCGGACGGACCGCTATGGCGGCGATTTCCTGAAGCGCACCACATTCGCAGCCGAAGTTGTCGCTGCCGTCCGCGCTGCAGTCGGACCGGATTATCCGATTTCCATCCGGTTATCCCAGTGGAAAATGACTGATTACACGGCGAAGCTAGTAGATACACCGGAGCAGCTGAAGCAATTCCTGGATGTGCTGGTACAGACCGGCGTAGATATTTTCCATATCTCGACCCGCCGGTTCTGGGACCCTGAATTCGCGGGCTCGGAGCTGGGTCTCGCCGGATGGGTGAAGAAGCTCACCGGGAAGACAACGATTGCTGTTGGTTCCGTAGGCATGGACAATGATCCCGCTGAAGGCGGGGAAGCGGATCATCAAGGGATGGATGAACTGCTGAAGCGGCTGGACAATCAGGAGTTCGATCTGGTAGCCGTAGGACGCGCGCTGCTGGGTGATCCGGCATGGGCAAAGAAAATCCGCGAGGGCAGGGTGGAGGAGATTCAAGCCTTTACTCCTGAGGCGGCTGCCCAACTGTATTGA
- a CDS encoding MFS transporter, giving the protein MNSKGSSVLHNRSFLRLWIARIFSTSAFQMLSVAIGWQMYALTDSAFQLGLVGLAQFLPMLLLTLPAGQTADRYDRRTIVYLCQLMESVVVLLLVLGSVQGWLGSLHLLVAAAILGACRTFEGPASAALVPDIVDREQLPKAAAWSASAMQTAMIVGPSLGGVLVVWGTAAAYIASLAALLISTVLIFFVKTVHFVKKLDAVNMDTFLSGLKFVFARKIILGTISLDLFAVLLGGATALLPIFAEDILKTGSLGLGLLRSAPAVGAILVSLILTRYSVEKAIGKTLFASLVVFALATILFGMSRSFWLSLFALFLIGASDVVSVVIRSTLVQVNTPQEMQGRVNAVNSLFIGTSNQLGEFESGTMAGLVGAVPATVIGGLGTLVITVMWMYWLFPVLRTQKTYMAEKG; this is encoded by the coding sequence TTGAATTCAAAAGGCTCGTCCGTACTACATAACCGCTCGTTCCTGCGCCTGTGGATCGCACGGATATTCTCGACCAGCGCTTTTCAGATGCTGTCTGTCGCTATTGGCTGGCAGATGTACGCGCTGACTGACAGCGCCTTCCAGCTGGGTCTTGTCGGCCTGGCGCAATTCCTGCCGATGCTCCTGCTGACACTGCCGGCCGGACAGACCGCTGACCGGTACGACCGCCGGACCATCGTCTATCTCTGCCAGCTGATGGAGAGCGTAGTTGTCCTGCTGCTTGTTCTCGGCAGTGTGCAGGGCTGGCTGGGCTCGCTTCATCTGCTGGTCGCCGCCGCCATTCTCGGCGCCTGCCGTACCTTCGAAGGCCCAGCCTCTGCTGCGCTTGTGCCGGACATCGTGGACCGGGAACAGCTGCCGAAGGCCGCAGCCTGGTCTGCCTCCGCAATGCAGACCGCGATGATCGTCGGCCCGTCACTTGGAGGAGTGCTTGTCGTTTGGGGGACTGCCGCTGCCTACATCGCCTCACTTGCAGCGCTGCTGATCTCGACCGTGCTCATCTTCTTCGTCAAGACCGTTCACTTCGTGAAGAAGCTGGACGCCGTCAATATGGACACGTTCCTTAGTGGCCTGAAGTTTGTCTTTGCCCGCAAAATCATTCTTGGTACTATCTCGCTAGACCTGTTCGCTGTGCTGCTTGGCGGTGCGACTGCCTTGCTTCCGATCTTCGCCGAGGATATCCTGAAGACCGGCTCACTCGGTCTTGGTCTGCTGCGTTCTGCACCAGCGGTCGGGGCGATCCTTGTCTCGCTGATTCTAACCCGATATTCGGTGGAGAAAGCAATCGGCAAGACATTGTTCGCCTCCCTCGTTGTATTCGCCTTGGCGACGATTCTGTTCGGGATGTCCCGCAGCTTCTGGCTCTCGCTCTTCGCGCTGTTCCTCATCGGAGCCTCCGACGTCGTAAGCGTTGTAATCCGTTCCACGCTGGTTCAGGTCAACACACCGCAAGAGATGCAGGGCCGGGTCAACGCCGTCAACTCCCTGTTCATCGGCACCTCGAACCAGCTGGGCGAATTCGAGTCCGGTACGATGGCCGGTCTGGTCGGAGCCGTACCAGCGACAGTTATTGGCGGGCTTGGTACACTCGTCATTACCGTGATGTGGATGTATTGGCTCTTCCCGGTCCTCCGGACGCAGAAGACCTATATGGCGGAGAAAGGGTAA
- a CDS encoding TrmB family transcriptional regulator, which yields MIDALRKLGLSDLEARCYLALHGQPPSSGYEVSKQVSVSRSNVYAALRGLVEKGVCRAEEGDPITFAAIPIGQVVKLLQSEFERTARLLESELTTLPDTPPFFSNWKGDQQVDLAIRRLAANAREEILVDLWAEDLHWVEESLLSAEHRGTAVHLMVIGEMPTELEHVIVHSVPPGGPHRSRNFSMLLDKETALLGSFSRHAPVSALESNHPAVLNVLQTSYFHDVVMMRIEKDFAGELEDRYGKDYALIRREHPEMHAKNSGM from the coding sequence ATGATTGATGCTCTACGGAAACTCGGATTGTCCGATCTCGAAGCCCGCTGTTATCTGGCGCTGCACGGTCAGCCCCCTTCTTCAGGCTACGAAGTCTCTAAGCAGGTTTCAGTTTCACGTTCGAATGTCTATGCTGCGCTGCGCGGCCTTGTAGAGAAAGGTGTCTGTCGTGCTGAGGAAGGTGATCCGATTACCTTCGCGGCGATTCCAATCGGACAGGTTGTTAAGCTGCTGCAATCGGAGTTCGAACGAACTGCACGCCTACTGGAGAGTGAGCTGACTACCCTGCCGGATACGCCGCCCTTCTTCAGTAACTGGAAAGGAGATCAGCAGGTAGATCTGGCGATCCGCCGCCTCGCCGCCAATGCCAGGGAGGAGATTCTGGTCGATCTTTGGGCAGAGGATCTGCACTGGGTCGAGGAATCGCTGCTCTCAGCCGAGCACCGGGGTACCGCCGTTCATCTGATGGTTATCGGTGAAATGCCGACGGAGCTTGAACATGTCATCGTACATAGTGTGCCGCCGGGGGGACCGCATAGGTCACGCAATTTCTCCATGCTGCTGGATAAGGAAACGGCGCTGCTCGGCAGCTTCAGCCGGCACGCGCCGGTATCGGCGCTGGAGAGCAACCACCCGGCGGTGCTGAATGTACTGCAGACCTCGTACTTCCACGATGTTGTGATGATGCGGATCGAGAAAGATTTTGCCGGGGAGCTGGAGGACCGGTACGGGAAGGATTATGCACTGATCCGGCGGGAGCATCCCGAGATGCATGCGAAGAACTCCGGCATGTAA